Within the Zea mays cultivar B73 chromosome 10, Zm-B73-REFERENCE-NAM-5.0, whole genome shotgun sequence genome, the region TTGTAAGCGCCTGCCACTGCCAGGCCATTTCCGAGTGGGTTATAGGCTCCCATCAGTCCATATCCAACTGGGGTATAACTTGGGAGCAATGGACCTCCTTTAGGTGCTGATGTATCGTCCTTCTTATCAGCAAGAGGCTTTGCAAGTGAACAATCCAGCAGCTGACCTGATAGACAAATAAAAAAATCATGGCCTTCTTCATACATGAAGCAAGATTGACTAGCTACAGAAGGAAGATAGAGAAGGAAAGTCACCGTCAAGTTCGAATCTCTCAGTGTCTTCCAGAGCCTTCATAGCCATGGATCGTTCTTTGAAGTGAACAAAACCATATCGATTTTCATGACCAGCTTTTGCAGGAGGAATAACAACCTTTGTAACTTCTCCAAGGTGCTCAAATAGTTTTTTCAGTTGCTCTTGAGTAACAGCCTTGGGCAGGTTTTTTACATATAGTGATTTAACCTAAAAAAATACGCACATTCATATACAATATCGTGATAGAAGAAACATCAAATGTATCATTGTGTCATATGGTGCTCAGAACCTGTGCAGTAGAGGCAGATTCACCACCATTCTTAGTATCTGCCCAACTGACATTAGGGGCATTTTTATCTAGTTTGAATTCTGGGGTAGACATCATCTTCTTAGCATACTCTGCGCAAGCCTGGTTGTAGTATTCAATAAATCCATAACCCTTGTTCGTATCTGAATGTGGTGCCTACAATAAATATACATTCAGAGTAATAAAGTAGCTGTAATGGTGCACACTAAAACTGTTAAATCATCCTAGTATTGTATCCATACCTTCACGAGATTAACTTTTAAAACTCCAGGGCCAACTTCCTCTGCTGCTTTTTTAAATTCATTCTCTGTCCAGTTATAGGGTATGTTCCCGATAAATAGCCTGTTTTTAGCCTGTGAGGAAGAAACTCTTATCTTCTTTCCCTGTTATTACAAGAACCATAATAATAGGGTTCTAGTTAGTATCAAAATAATCTCTTGCGCGTTCAAGAAAAAGTTAGTATCAAAATACAAGATACATGAATCAGCCAATCAGGTAACAAGCAAAGTACAAGCATGCATTCATGTTCTTTGGGTTGTAAAACTAGGTTTGTATAAAATGTATTCACAAATATTTTAAAAGACTCCCCCCCCCAATTGTTGTTGAAACATAATGTACAACTATCCTCCACAATTCTGATTTCTGAAAATATAACTGAACATGGGTCTGCACAGTATTTCAAACTCAATAGTGTACCGCTGCAAACTTTTTAAAAAGACCAAGTGGATGTGAGTGCAATCATATAAATTGCACTTAGCTATGCCTAAAACTGATCCATGAAACTAAACATAAGTCCATAAAATACAGTTTTCAACTTGGTTCCCTACATGGAAAGATCTGCTTTATCGAATACTTGCCTTATCACATATACCCATCCTGTTGTAAAAGATCAATATAAATAATGGCAATAAATCGCTGGCATGGATAACATGAGGATCAACTCTGAGTTCAACCTAAAACCAACCTTTAGATCTTTATTGTTCAACTTCTGGATGGCCTTTGAAGCCAGCTCTTTAGTTCTGAAATTGACAAAGGCATACAGCCTACCACTCTTTCCTGGCATTCGCACCtgcagaaaagaaaagaaaagaaaaaattatgAATTTAGAAGAAAACAAATGCAGAAGCTAGCACAGAGAAAGCTGGGAGTACTCACTTCGACTACTTCCCCAACAGACTCGCAGAGTTTTTTGAGATCATCAGAAGAGACATCAGAGGCGATGCCCCCAACATAAACTTCGGATCCATGAGGAGGAAGAGCAAGAAGTTCATCATGACTCCCTTTTCCACCCTCATCCGTATCAGCATCCACCATTTTACTGTCATGTTTAGCATCAACTTGGCGT harbors:
- the LOC103640663 gene encoding heterogeneous nuclear ribonucleoprotein Q isoform X5, coding for MPRWTENSASTKSAELVKQQDRLEFDDPDEVDEEEEVEYEEVEEEVEYEETEDEYGQTEAVRQVDAKHDSKMVDADTDEGGKGSHDELLALPPHGSEVYVGGIASDVSSDDLKKLCESVGEVVEVRMPGKSGRLYAFVNFRTKELASKAIQKLNNKDLKGKKIRVSSSQAKNRLFIGNIPYNWTENEFKKAAEEVGPGVLKVNLVKAPHSDTNKGYGFIEYYNQACAEYAKKMMSTPEFKLDKNAPNVSWADTKNGGESASTAQVKSLYVKNLPKAVTQEQLKKLFEHLGEVTKVVIPPAKAGHENRYGFVHFKERSMAMKALEDTERFELDGQLLDCSLAKPLADKKDDTSAPKGGPLLPSYTPVGYGLMGAYNPLGNGLAVAGAYNPYGNGLAGAYGVLGAHAAQPMLYVPGAPPGSTMIPMVLPDGRLVYVPQPAGQQPVPMTSPPPPQQGDRHYGGSGGSSSGGRRQQRRDDSGGSNTNSRRGRRRPY
- the LOC103640663 gene encoding heterogeneous nuclear ribonucleoprotein Q isoform X1, which encodes MRELKSGRGNLVGLRLGEPKHCRPGSLASVRLPPRVPLFRSPPPPHPSPSHCAPSIPPCLRRLGGLPLPSLSRAKSAHQFPWIFELWKMPRWTENSASTKSAELVKQQDRLEFDDPDEVDEEEEVEYEEVEEEVEYEETEDEYGQTEAVRQVDAKHDSKMVDADTDEGGKGSHDELLALPPHGSEVYVGGIASDVSSDDLKKLCESVGEVVEVRMPGKSGRLYAFVNFRTKELASKAIQKLNNKDLKGKKIRVSSSQAKNRLFIGNIPYNWTENEFKKAAEEVGPGVLKVNLVKAPHSDTNKGYGFIEYYNQACAEYAKKMMSTPEFKLDKNAPNVSWADTKNGGESASTAQVKSLYVKNLPKAVTQEQLKKLFEHLGEVTKVVIPPAKAGHENRYGFVHFKERSMAMKALEDTERFELDGQLLDCSLAKPLADKKDDTSAPKGGPLLPSYTPVGYGLMGAYNPLGNGLAVAGAYNPYGNGLAGAYGVLGAHAAQPMLYVPGAPPGSTMIPMVLPDGRLVYVPQPAGQQPVPMTSPPPPQQGDRHYGGSGGSSSGGRRQQRRDDSGGSNTNSRRGRRRPY
- the LOC103640663 gene encoding heterogeneous nuclear ribonucleoprotein Q isoform X3, yielding MRELKSGRGNLVGLRLGEPKHCRPGSLASVRLPPRVPLFRSPPPPHPSPSHCAPSIPPCLRRLGGLPLPSLSRAKSAHQFPWIFELWKMPRWTENSASTKSAELVKQQDRLEFDDPDEVDEEEEVEYEEVEEEVEYEETEDEYGQTEAVRQVDAKHDSKMVDADTDEGGKGSHDELLALPPHGSEVYVGGIASDVSSDDLKKLCESVGEVVEVRMPGKSGRLYAFVNFRTKELASKAIQKLNNKDLKGKKIRVSSSQAKNRLFIGNIPYNWTENEFKKAAEEVGPGVLKVNLVKAPHSDTNKGYGFIEYYNQACAEYAKKMMSTPEFKLDKNAPNVSWADTKNGGESASTAQVKSLYVKNLPKAVTQEQLKKLFEHLGEVTKVVIPPAKAGHENRYGFVHFKERSMAMKALEDTERFELDGQLLDCSLAKPLADKKDDTSAPKGGPLLPSYTPVGYGLMGAYNPLGNGLAVAGAYNPYGNGLAGAYGVLGAHAAQLEPAVRASPLAARSSARPNVVCSRCSSRFDNDPNGSTRWSSCIRTTACRTAACAHDFASAATAR
- the LOC103640663 gene encoding heterogeneous nuclear ribonucleoprotein Q isoform X4, with translation MRELKSGRGNLVGLRLGEPKHCRPGSLASVRLPPRVPLFRSPPPPHPSPSHCAPSIPPCLRRLGGLPLPSLSRAKSAHQMPRWTENSASTKSAELVKQQDRLEFDDPDEVDEEEEVEYEEVEEEVEYEETEDEYGQTEAVRQVDAKHDSKMVDADTDEGGKGSHDELLALPPHGSEVYVGGIASDVSSDDLKKLCESVGEVVEVRMPGKSGRLYAFVNFRTKELASKAIQKLNNKDLKGKKIRVSSSQAKNRLFIGNIPYNWTENEFKKAAEEVGPGVLKVNLVKAPHSDTNKGYGFIEYYNQACAEYAKKMMSTPEFKLDKNAPNVSWADTKNGGESASTAQVKSLYVKNLPKAVTQEQLKKLFEHLGEVTKVVIPPAKAGHENRYGFVHFKERSMAMKALEDTERFELDGQLLDCSLAKPLADKKDDTSAPKGGPLLPSYTPVGYGLMGAYNPLGNGLAVAGAYNPYGNGLAGAYGVLGAHAAQLEPAVRASPLAARSSARPNVVCSRCSSRFDNDPNGSTRWSSCIRTTACRTAACAHDFASAATAR
- the LOC103640663 gene encoding heterogeneous nuclear ribonucleoprotein Q isoform X2, yielding MRELKSGRGNLVGLRLGEPKHCRPGSLASVRLPPRVPLFRSPPPPHPSPSHCAPSIPPCLRRLGGLPLPSLSRAKSAHQMPRWTENSASTKSAELVKQQDRLEFDDPDEVDEEEEVEYEEVEEEVEYEETEDEYGQTEAVRQVDAKHDSKMVDADTDEGGKGSHDELLALPPHGSEVYVGGIASDVSSDDLKKLCESVGEVVEVRMPGKSGRLYAFVNFRTKELASKAIQKLNNKDLKGKKIRVSSSQAKNRLFIGNIPYNWTENEFKKAAEEVGPGVLKVNLVKAPHSDTNKGYGFIEYYNQACAEYAKKMMSTPEFKLDKNAPNVSWADTKNGGESASTAQVKSLYVKNLPKAVTQEQLKKLFEHLGEVTKVVIPPAKAGHENRYGFVHFKERSMAMKALEDTERFELDGQLLDCSLAKPLADKKDDTSAPKGGPLLPSYTPVGYGLMGAYNPLGNGLAVAGAYNPYGNGLAGAYGVLGAHAAQPMLYVPGAPPGSTMIPMVLPDGRLVYVPQPAGQQPVPMTSPPPPQQGDRHYGGSGGSSSGGRRQQRRDDSGGSNTNSRRGRRRPY